The following are encoded in a window of Natranaeroarchaeum aerophilus genomic DNA:
- a CDS encoding HdeD family acid-resistance protein, with the protein MSTVTPTPESYSLETGWKTLAVAGGSIAVLGVLAMILPLAVGVAVSYIVGGLLIVGGLVHGAHVVSAKGWMGSLWQLTLAIVSLVAGIVIVVNPIIGLLSLTLMIVAYLLVDGIVELGVSLRMERGSGRGWIAASGGLSLGLGVLLWAQFPEVAAWVVGFMIGASLFLTGLSMVAVAYTGRQPVEDITPPAGEPRGM; encoded by the coding sequence ATGAGCACTGTAACACCGACCCCTGAATCGTACTCCCTCGAGACGGGATGGAAAACGCTGGCAGTAGCAGGTGGCAGTATCGCCGTACTGGGCGTCCTCGCGATGATTCTCCCGCTTGCAGTGGGCGTAGCGGTCTCGTACATCGTCGGGGGACTCCTCATTGTGGGCGGTCTCGTCCACGGAGCGCATGTAGTGTCTGCAAAAGGATGGATGGGATCACTCTGGCAGCTAACACTCGCCATCGTGTCGCTCGTCGCTGGGATCGTCATCGTGGTGAATCCGATCATCGGTCTCCTGAGTCTCACACTCATGATCGTCGCATACCTGCTCGTCGACGGCATCGTCGAACTCGGGGTGAGCCTTCGGATGGAGCGTGGCTCTGGCCGTGGGTGGATCGCCGCTAGCGGGGGCCTCTCACTCGGCCTGGGAGTGTTGCTCTGGGCACAATTCCCCGAAGTTGCCGCATGGGTCGTCGGGTTCATGATCGGAGCGAGCTTGTTCCTTACAGGACTCTCGATGGTCGCCGTGGCATATACCGGCCGCCAACCAGTCGAGGACATCACACCCCCAGCGGGTGAACCCCGCGGGATGTGA
- a CDS encoding HD domain-containing protein encodes MKPIKDSVHDYIALDPVAEALIDTPTVQRLRNVKQLSTVRLVYPAANHTRFEHSLGVYHLADTAVGHLDVDADTAAHLRAAALLHDVGHGPYGHQTEEVIHRRTGTDHDEVDWLLTDPDRPVCQAIEQLGLDPGRVADLVAGEGRLGALVSGELDVDRMDYLTRDAHHTGVPYGAIDHGRLVRELRLENDRLVLSEGNVATAESMLFSRALMNAVVYRHHVSRIAGAMLDRACERYLDRTDVDVESFRRMADHDLLVALAEHVPALGRRLEHRDLYKRAVWTGIENVPPGTVDVGYEEQRRAEREIASAAEVDPTDVIVDIPDRPRLKESSTSVVVDGVVQRLEDASELVRGIRLAERARWRLGVYCPGERTESVGQAARDVLGIA; translated from the coding sequence ATGAAGCCGATCAAGGACAGCGTTCACGACTATATCGCGCTCGATCCGGTCGCCGAAGCCCTGATCGACACGCCAACCGTCCAGCGGCTTCGCAACGTCAAACAGCTCTCGACCGTCAGGCTGGTCTATCCCGCTGCCAATCATACCCGGTTCGAGCACAGCCTCGGCGTCTACCATCTTGCTGACACTGCTGTCGGCCATCTCGACGTCGACGCAGACACGGCGGCACACCTCCGGGCCGCCGCACTCCTCCACGATGTCGGGCATGGGCCATATGGCCACCAGACCGAGGAGGTGATCCACAGGCGGACTGGCACCGATCACGACGAGGTCGACTGGCTGCTGACCGATCCCGACCGGCCAGTCTGTCAGGCCATAGAGCAGCTCGGACTCGACCCCGGGCGTGTCGCCGACCTCGTCGCAGGCGAGGGACGGCTCGGCGCGCTCGTCTCGGGCGAGCTCGATGTCGACCGGATGGACTATCTCACCCGCGACGCCCACCACACCGGCGTGCCGTATGGCGCGATCGATCACGGTCGGCTCGTCCGTGAACTTCGTCTGGAGAACGACCGGCTCGTCCTCAGTGAAGGGAACGTCGCGACGGCGGAATCGATGCTGTTCTCACGCGCCCTGATGAACGCCGTCGTCTACCGGCACCACGTCTCTCGGATCGCCGGGGCGATGCTCGACCGCGCCTGCGAGCGATATCTGGACCGGACCGACGTGGATGTCGAGTCGTTCCGCCGGATGGCTGACCACGACCTGCTCGTTGCGCTGGCCGAGCACGTCCCTGCGCTCGGTCGCCGTCTGGAACACCGCGATCTGTACAAGCGTGCGGTCTGGACGGGGATCGAAAACGTCCCACCGGGCACTGTCGACGTAGGCTACGAGGAACAGCGGCGGGCGGAACGGGAGATCGCCAGCGCGGCGGAGGTCGATCCGACCGACGTGATCGTCGACATTCCGGATCGGCCACGGCTCAAGGAGTCCTCGACCAGCGTCGTCGTCGACGGCGTCGTCCAGCGGCTGGAGGACGCCTCCGAGCTGGTGAGAGGGATCCGGCTGGCGGAACGTGCCCGCTGGCGACTCGGCGTCTACTGTCCCGGCGAACGGACCGAATCGGTCGGGCAGGCTGCCCGTGACGTGCTGGGGATCGCCTAG